The following are from one region of the Corylus avellana chromosome ca1, CavTom2PMs-1.0 genome:
- the LOC132164461 gene encoding uncharacterized protein LOC132164461 — translation MGNVYEGVGYRDAYGEQPRCQGHGREESHEYRMKIDLPSFNGHLQIEDFLDWVMEVERFFDYMSIRKDRKVKLVAYKFKGGASAWWEKLQISRARQGKGPVTSWLKMKRLLKARFLPPDFEQRLFQQYQECRQGGQTVQAYVDDFYRLSARNDLMETEGQQVARFIGGQPVAIQDKVFMHPIFTLKEAVSLAT, via the coding sequence ATGGGGAATGTCTATGAAGGCGTTGGCTACCGGGATGCTTATGGAGAGCAACCCAGATGTCAGGGTCATGGTAGGGAGGAATCCCACGAATACCGAATGAAGATTGATCTCCCATCATTCAACGGGCATCTTCAAAttgaagatttcttagattgggTGATGGAAGTAGAGAGGTTCTTTGATTATATGAGTATTCGCAAGGATCGCAAGGTGAAGTTAGTGGCATACAAGTTCAAGGGAGGAGCTTCTGCTTGGTGGGAAAAATTACAGATTTCTCGAGCCCGACAAGGGAAGGGACCTGTAACTtcatggttgaagatgaagcggCTACTCAAAGCACGGTTTTTACCACCAGATTTTGAGCAACGGCTAttccaacaataccaagagtgtCGACAAGGAGGTCAGACTGTCCAAGCGTATGTTGATGATTTCTATCGCCTATCTGCTCGGAATGATCTCATGGAGACAGAGGGTCAACAAGTTGCAAGGTTTATTGGTGGACAGCCTGTGGCAATACAAGATAAGGTTTTTATGCATCCTATCTTTACTTTGAAAGAGGCAGTTAGTTTGGCAACCTGA
- the LOC132164652 gene encoding MDIS1-interacting receptor like kinase 2-like, which produces MVKETQFESTETKKGNLFSIWNFDGHIAYEDIIEATEDFDLKYCIGTGGYGSVYKVKLPSGKVIALKKLHRLEAKNPTFDMSFRNEVKVLTEIRYRNIIKLHGFCLHKRCMFLVYEYMERGSLFCILNSDVEAMELDWSKRVNIIKVTAHALSYMHHECIPAIVHRDITSNNILLNNKLEAFLFDFGTTKLLDSDSSNQTLVVGTYDYVAPELAYTMKVTEKCDVCSFGVVALEVLMGKHLTKFMTSLSSTSSQNMMLHEILDQHLPPPNHLIAQDIFLIATIAFACIHTKPKSRPTMQCVTQEFLSPKKSAKSLHAVSLRQLRNAYGCMHEGIKLN; this is translated from the exons ATGGTCAAGGAAACCCAATTTGAGTCAacagaaacaaagaaaggaaatttGTTCTCGATATGGAATTTTGATGGACATATTGCATATGAAGACATCATTGAAGCAACCGAAGATTTTGATCTAAAATATTGTATTGGAACTGGTGGTTACGGTAGCGTTTACAAAGTAAAATTACCTAGTGGAAAAGTGATTGCCTTGAAGAAACTTCATCGGCTGGAGGCTAAGAACCCAACTTTTGATATGAGTTTTAGAAATGAGGTAAAAGTGTTAACAGAGATTCGTTATCGAAACATCATAAAACTTCATGGATTTTGTTTGCATAAGCGATGCATGTTTTTGGTTTACGAGTACATGGAAAGGGGAAGCCTATTTTGTATCCTAAATAGCGATGTTGAAGCTATGGAATTGGATTGGAGCAAGAGAGTAAACATCATCAAAGTTACTGCCCATGCTTTATCTTACATGCATCATGAATGCATTCCAGCAATTGTTCATCGAGATATAACAAGCAACAATATTCTATTGAACAATAAACTAGAGGCTTTTCTCTTTGACTTTGGCACAACTAAGCTTCTTGATTCTGACTCATCCAATCAAACGTTGGTTGTCGGCACTTATGATTACGTTGCCCCAG AGTTGGCCTATACCATGAAAGTTACTGAAAAGTGTGATGTTTGTAGTTTTGGAGTTGTGGCACTTGAAGTATTAATGGGAAAACATCTAACAAAATTTATGACTTCATTATCCTCAACTTCTTCTCAGAATATGATGTTACATGAAATATTAGACCAACATTTACCACCTCCCAATCATCTGATTGCACAAGATATTTTCCTCATTGCTACAATAGCATTTGCATGCATACACACCAAACCAAAGTCTCGGCCTACAATGCAATGCGTGACTCAAGAATTTCTTTCTCCAAAGAAATCAGCCAAGTCTTTACATGCAGTTTCACTAAGGCAGCTAAGAAATGCATATGGTTGCATGCATGAGGGAATAAAACTCAATTAA
- the LOC132185643 gene encoding protein THYLAKOID ASSEMBLY 8-like, chloroplastic, protein MGSLKFHFPRVGILQNVPRPYHSRSSVVTCGLRGGPRKPLWRKSVLSSEAIQAVHSLKLARSSAPRLQEVFNGRLSRLLKADLLDTLAELQRQNQLDLALQVFQFVRKEEWYEPDLLIYCDMILLLGKNKLIKMAEELFSEVKKEGLQPNTRAFAEMIGAYMQVGMIEKAMDTYESMKASGCAPDRLTFMILIRNLEKAGKEELAAMVKKECAEYVDSPEKFLGEVEQKYRKRQLLNPV, encoded by the exons ATGGGCTCCCTCAAATTCCACTTCCCTCGAGTGGGAATTCTCCAAAACGTCCCCAGACCCTACCACTCACGCTCTTCAGTGGTGACCTGCGGCCTTAGGGGCGGACCCAGAAAGCCTCTGTGGAGGAAAAGCGTGCTATCCTCCGAAGCCATTCAAGCAGTCCATTCCTTGAAGCTAGCCAGATCATCCGCACCCAGATTACAAGAGGTTTTCAATGGCAGACTCAGCAGGCTCTTGAAGGCAGACTTGTTGGACACCTTGGCTGAGCTGCAAAGACAAAATCAACTGGACTTGGCCCTTCAG GTCTTCCAATTTGTGCGCAAGGAAGAGTGGTACGAACCAGATTTGCTCATATACTGTGACATGATTCTTTTGTTGGGAAAGAACAAATTGATTAAAATGGCTGAAGAGCTCTTTTCTGAAGTAAAGAAAGAAGGCTTACAACCCAACACAAGGGCTTTTGCTGAGATGATTGGAGCATACATGCAAGTGGGTATGATAGAAAAGGCAATGGACACATATGAATCGATGAAGGCATCAGGTTGTGCCCCAGATAGGTTAACGTTTATGATATTGATAAGAAACCTTGAGAAGGCTGGAAAAGAAGAACTAGCAGCAATGGTAAAGAAGGAATGTGCTGAATATGTTGATTCGCCTGAGAAATTCCTTGGAGAAGTCGAACAGAAATAT CGAAAGAGGCAATTGCTCAATCCTGTGTGA